The following are from one region of the Haloactinomyces albus genome:
- the rplX gene encoding 50S ribosomal protein L24, giving the protein MKVKKGDTVVVISGKDKGARGKVIQAFPQRDRVLVEGVNRIKKHTKVSRTERGAQSGGIVTQEAPIHVSNVMVADSDGKPTRIGYRTGEDGKKVRISRRNGKDI; this is encoded by the coding sequence ATGAAGGTGAAAAAGGGCGACACGGTCGTCGTGATCTCCGGTAAGGACAAGGGCGCCAGGGGCAAGGTCATCCAGGCCTTCCCGCAGCGGGACCGCGTCCTGGTCGAGGGTGTCAATCGGATCAAGAAGCACACGAAGGTCTCGCGGACCGAGCGTGGTGCGCAGTCCGGTGGCATCGTGACGCAGGAGGCGCCGATCCACGTCAGCAATGTGATGGTGGCGGACTCGGACGGCAAGCCCACCCGTATCGGCTATCGCACGGGCGAGGACGGCAAGAAGGTGCGTATTTCTCGCCGCAACGGTAAGGACATCTGA
- the rplE gene encoding 50S ribosomal protein L5, whose protein sequence is MTTAEKIVPRLKTRYRDEVIPALNEEFSYSNPMLVPGVTKVVVNMGVGDAARDSKLIEGAVRDLATITGQKPEVRKARKSIAQFKVREGMPIGARVTLRGDRMWEFLDRLVSISLPRIRDFRGLSPNQFDGNGNYTFGLNEQSMFHEINQDAIDRPRGMDITVVTTAATNAEGRVLLRHLGFPFKEQ, encoded by the coding sequence ATGACCACTGCTGAGAAGATCGTCCCCCGGCTGAAGACCCGCTACCGTGACGAGGTCATTCCGGCCCTCAACGAGGAGTTCTCCTACTCCAATCCGATGTTGGTGCCCGGTGTGACCAAGGTCGTGGTCAACATGGGTGTGGGCGATGCCGCGCGGGACAGCAAACTGATCGAGGGCGCCGTTCGCGACCTGGCGACCATCACCGGTCAGAAGCCCGAGGTTCGCAAGGCTCGCAAGTCCATCGCTCAATTCAAGGTGCGCGAGGGGATGCCGATCGGCGCCCGCGTGACCCTGCGTGGCGACCGGATGTGGGAGTTCCTCGATCGCCTGGTGAGCATTTCGCTGCCGCGCATCCGGGATTTCCGGGGATTGTCGCCGAACCAGTTCGACGGCAACGGCAACTACACGTTCGGCCTCAACGAGCAGTCGATGTTCCACGAGATCAACCAGGATGCGATCGATCGCCCGCGTGGCATGGACATCACCGTCGTGACCACGGCCGCCACCAACGCGGAGGGCAGGGTGCTGTTGCGGCATCTGGGCTTCCCGTTCAAGGAGCAGTGA
- a CDS encoding type Z 30S ribosomal protein S14, which translates to MAKKALINKAARKPKFRVRSYTRCQRCGRPRSVLRKFGLCRICFREMAHAGELPGVSKSSW; encoded by the coding sequence ATGGCCAAAAAGGCACTGATCAACAAGGCCGCGCGCAAGCCGAAGTTCCGGGTTCGCAGCTACACCCGTTGCCAGCGTTGCGGACGCCCGCGCTCGGTGCTCCGCAAGTTCGGGCTGTGCCGGATCTGCTTCCGCGAGATGGCCCATGCCGGTGAGCTTCCGGGCGTGAGCAAGTCCTCGTGGTGA
- the rpsH gene encoding 30S ribosomal protein S8, which translates to MTMTDPIADMLTRLRNGSRAYHDEIVMPHSKLKANIADILQREGYVSGSWTQAGEKGKNLVVELKYGPNREKSMTGLRRVSKPGLRVYAKSTNLPKVLGGLGIAIISTSGGLLTDKQAMKKGVGGEVLAYVW; encoded by the coding sequence ATGACGATGACCGATCCGATCGCAGACATGTTGACGCGTCTGCGGAACGGGAGTCGCGCCTACCACGACGAGATCGTGATGCCGCACTCCAAGCTCAAGGCGAATATTGCCGACATCCTGCAGCGCGAGGGCTACGTTTCCGGTTCGTGGACGCAGGCAGGCGAGAAGGGCAAGAACCTGGTCGTCGAGCTCAAGTACGGCCCGAACCGCGAGAAGAGCATGACCGGCCTGCGCCGGGTGTCCAAGCCGGGCCTGCGCGTGTACGCCAAGTCCACGAACCTGCCGAAGGTGCTCGGCGGACTGGGTATCGCGATCATTTCGACGTCGGGCGGTCTGCTGACCGACAAGCAGGCCATGAAGAAGGGCGTGGGCGGGGAAGTTCTCGCCTACGTCTGGTGA
- the rplF gene encoding 50S ribosomal protein L6, which translates to MSRIGVLPITVPSGVEVTIDGQMVTAKGPKGTLQQQITEPITVERDSDGTIQVQRPDDERRSRALHGLSRSLVNNMVVGVSQGYQRDLEIQGVGYRVQLKGANLEFALGYSHPVVMEPPQGIEFATDGPSKLSVKGIDKQQVGEVAAKIRKLRRPDPYKGKGVRYAGEKIRTKVGKTGK; encoded by the coding sequence ATGTCGCGCATCGGAGTGTTGCCGATCACCGTGCCCTCCGGCGTCGAGGTGACGATCGACGGCCAGATGGTCACGGCCAAGGGCCCGAAGGGCACTCTGCAGCAGCAAATCACCGAGCCCATCACGGTCGAGCGGGACTCGGACGGAACCATCCAGGTTCAGCGCCCCGACGACGAGCGCCGGAGCCGCGCACTGCACGGACTGTCGCGCAGCCTGGTGAACAACATGGTGGTCGGCGTCAGCCAGGGCTACCAGCGGGATCTCGAAATCCAGGGCGTCGGTTACCGGGTGCAGCTCAAGGGGGCCAATCTCGAGTTCGCTCTCGGCTACAGCCACCCGGTTGTGATGGAGCCGCCGCAGGGTATCGAGTTCGCCACGGACGGCCCCTCGAAACTGTCGGTCAAGGGTATCGACAAGCAGCAGGTCGGCGAGGTTGCCGCCAAGATCCGCAAGCTGCGCCGTCCCGACCCGTACAAGGGCAAGGGTGTGCGCTACGCGGGCGAGAAGATCCGCACCAAGGTCGGGAAGACGGGTAAGTGA
- the rplR gene encoding 50S ribosomal protein L18, whose product MSETTTGTKRKPVGKGIATVRRQARANRQTRIRKKISGTPERPRLAVSRSSRHIVAQIIDDTVGHTLAAASTLEAEFRTFEGNKTNKATRVGELVAARAKDAGIARIVFDRGGNAYHGRVAALADAAREGGLEF is encoded by the coding sequence ATGAGCGAGACCACCACAGGTACGAAGCGCAAGCCGGTGGGCAAGGGCATCGCGACCGTGCGTCGTCAAGCCCGTGCCAACCGTCAGACCCGGATTCGCAAGAAGATCAGCGGCACCCCCGAGCGGCCGCGGCTTGCCGTCTCGCGGTCCTCGCGACACATTGTTGCGCAGATCATCGACGACACGGTCGGCCACACGCTGGCGGCGGCCTCCACCCTGGAGGCGGAGTTCCGCACGTTCGAGGGCAACAAGACGAACAAGGCCACTCGGGTCGGAGAGCTCGTTGCCGCTCGCGCCAAGGACGCAGGGATCGCCCGGATCGTGTTCGATCGAGGCGGCAATGCCTACCACGGGCGGGTGGCCGCGCTGGCCGATGCCGCTCGTGAGGGCGGTCTGGAGTTCTGA
- the rpsE gene encoding 30S ribosomal protein S5 yields the protein MPGRTRRDGGSESGGKDRKDRRDGGRGGAAQEKTPQFERVVTINRVAKVVKGGRRFSFTALVVCGDGDGMVGVGYGKAKEVPSAIAKGVEEAKKNFFRVPRLAGSIPHPVQGEDAAGVVLLRPASPGTGVIAGGPVRAVLECAGIHDVLSKSLGSDNALNIVQATVSALKQLQRPEEVAARRGLPLEDVAPARVLRQRAGQEV from the coding sequence ATGCCTGGACGCACTCGGCGTGACGGCGGTTCGGAATCCGGCGGCAAAGACCGCAAGGACCGTCGCGACGGTGGCCGTGGCGGGGCGGCCCAAGAGAAGACCCCGCAGTTCGAACGTGTCGTGACCATCAACCGTGTTGCCAAGGTCGTCAAGGGTGGCCGGCGGTTCAGCTTCACCGCGCTGGTCGTCTGCGGTGACGGCGACGGCATGGTCGGTGTCGGTTACGGCAAGGCCAAGGAAGTGCCCTCGGCGATCGCCAAGGGTGTGGAGGAGGCGAAGAAGAACTTCTTCCGCGTTCCTCGGCTCGCCGGATCGATCCCCCACCCGGTGCAGGGTGAGGATGCCGCCGGTGTCGTGCTGCTCCGTCCGGCCAGTCCCGGTACCGGTGTTATCGCCGGTGGCCCGGTGCGTGCCGTTCTGGAGTGCGCGGGCATCCACGATGTGCTGAGCAAGTCGCTGGGCAGCGACAACGCGCTCAACATCGTGCAGGCCACGGTCTCGGCTCTGAAGCAGTTGCAGCGTCCCGAAGAGGTCGCGGCGCGTCGCGGACTGCCGCTGGAGGATGTCGCTCCGGCTCGTGTGCTGCGTCAGCGCGCAGGGCAGGAGGTGTGA
- the rpmD gene encoding 50S ribosomal protein L30 → MSQLKITQVRGLAGAQHHQKASMRSLGLRRIHQSVVRPDDPNVRGMVNSVHHLVTVEEVE, encoded by the coding sequence ATGAGCCAGTTGAAGATCACGCAGGTGCGCGGCCTGGCCGGCGCCCAGCACCATCAGAAGGCCAGCATGCGCTCGTTGGGTCTGCGCAGGATCCACCAGTCGGTCGTGCGGCCGGATGACCCGAACGTGCGCGGCATGGTCAATTCCGTGCACCACCTGGTGACGGTCGAGGAGGTCGAGTAG